aagtccACGTTCAGCGCTGCATCTACGGAATTATCCAAGACATGAACAGATTTGGATAGTATAGGACGCGTCTGCCTCCCCCGTCTTCGTGCACACTCGCAGTTACCAGCCACTTCGTGGAACCGCGTCCTTGAGCAGTCTTGAAAAAGGCAGGCGTGGCGCAGGCACTGTCTTAGCACAGCCAGATTGTTTGCCGAGGGAAGGGACCGCGATAAAAGCAGTAGAGGACTGTCGTGTAATCGGAGAAAAAGGCAAAATCCATCAGCCTGCTCTTGTTGCAGTAAGACTCGCGTTGGAGTCCCAGAACAGGAATACTACGACATTGCGGCTAGGTCGGCAAGACATCGATCATCATAAACAAGCAGATAGATATGGCTACTTGCCTTCGAAGTTTGCCTTCCTTTGTCGATCTCCTTCCAAAAAGGGATGTGCTCTGTAAATAATCCTGAGAGCCAAATCTCTGAGTGGCACGAAACACAAACTGCGTACTTTCTTGTAGCCGCCTTCCACGACACCACTGAGAAGCGCTTTTGACATTTTCTCTTCATGAATCGGGAGCCGGTTTTTGTGTTACTGTCTGATGTGAAGGTCTGAAGAATTCCTTGGGGCGCGCgaagagacggcgacgcGGTAAAGATATCGAACAATAGAGGGAAACAGATTCTTCCTCCGACATGATTCATACGTGGACGGTAGACAGCGGGTCCCCAGGTTTGCTATGACACCTCGTATGTGCATGTTTGGTTTTGTAAGGGTGAACAGAGTCACAACTGCAGCGTCGCTGAGTGGACCTGACGGCATGACGAGTGCGAATTTTTCTCGCTTCGACGCAGGAAACTCTCTTAAACGCCAGCAGCGCTCGTCCTTCGTCGATCGGAAGAAAGCAGTTCCGCATGAAATCGTGCGCCGAATTTACCAGTCGCTTAGTTTTGTCAAGGCAGATGTTCCAGTGCCCAAACAGCTTACGTCCTTTCCATTCTAAAAGTGGTACCCAGACCGGCGGATACCACTCTGTAGCATCTGAACTGCGGATTTCAACCGGCAAGGAGCAACAAACGCCCAAGCATCGTGTCGTGAAACTTATCCGTAATCCCCTCGGAGAAGTTGGCACTGAAGAACTCTGAGAGTAATAGGGTTCGGCGAAAGATGTCATGTTGAATTCTACGTACAGCTAAGTCTGGTGGTGTGACCCTCGGAAAACGATAGCGGCCTATCGGCTGAACTGCGCAGTTTTAGCGGGAAAACTCGATCGCCAACGACTATCAAGAACACCGCTGTGTATCGAAAAAGCGAGGCATGAAAAACGTATCGCGGCATGGAAGAGTGACGCCTCCATCCGCGGATACTATCGTGAAATAGGCACCCATCTAGTCCTTTCTCCAACTCTTATTATCGGTAAAAGAAAGAAGTACGGTGAGACAGAGGGTCGGAACAAAGCAGGTCACGGCCACCTTAGAACTCCCAGGCCTCGAGTTCCCTGTCGTTGATATTTGCCTTCTGCCCTCTCTTTTGTTTCAGTTTTTTCCCGGTTTCGTTCCCTGTTCCGGTACATGCTCCCTGGGCTCTGTCGCCGCCGTCAGCGGGTGGCCCGCGATTTTTGACAGAAACGTCGCTCTCGGGGTTCTCAGACGCACTCGAAAGCCTGGAACTAGGCCGCGAGTGTGGATATGCACATCATTTCATCCCAGTTAGCGGTTCGCAGTTTCCAGAAACACTTCAGTCGGCAGAACTGGAAAACGACATCCCAGAAAAAGTATGTCGACACGCTCGTGCTGGCCTTTTGCCGCCGCTATCCGGAATTCTTTTCGCAGGCAAACAGGAGATCCTCAGGCGTTCTCGACTCCATAATTTCGCGGTGTGCTCCTTGTAGAGGGAGCAGACTCAGCAAAAGGTTGCTTCGCCCCTGAAACGCCAgagtttctcgctttctctgtcgtctggCTGTGTCCGTGCTCAGAGTGGAACCCCAGAAGAAGCGTCCAATCGATTCGGCGAGCTCTTCAGTCCCGTGTGCATGCGatcttccgttttctctgagCGCTTCAGAAACTCGATTGCGCTAGGTtgtttgcgtcttctctcatcttttctttccttttcatGTTCCGCTACTCTACTGCCAGTTCCATTTCTCCGGTCCCTCGCGTTCCGGAGCTGATTCTGCGCAGAAATAGAGAGGGAAGTTCCCTTCTTGCCGCACGCCACGTGTGGGGCCTCTTGTCGATATACCATCCCCGTTTTTCAACGCTGCTGTATCTGCAGTCCTTCTTCAcgagttttctgttttccttcgccgttctctcgtTTCGACTATCTTTTCGTGAAGCGTTTTCAGCCGCTACCTGAGCTCCGCatcctccgtttttctcacTGCGGTCGCCGTGCCTGTTGTGCTGTCTAGCCCACTTGCGTTTCTCTAAACGCTCTCGCTTGCTGATTGGAGCTTTTCGCTAACTCTCcgactgtttctctcctccttttccatGCGCTTGTAATTTCTTCTCCTAAAAGCCAAACCGTCGCTTCGTCCAGAGAGATCCTGTGGCGGGGGTTTTCCTACTCGTGTCCTGGAGGTCTTATATCTGCAGCCTCTCTGAACCACGGTCCGATTCAAACGCGCATTCCCTGTCAAGGAAAGAGGCGAATCTGTTCCGGttcttttttgtctctccatcgGAACTCCTCGAGAAACTCGCGTCCAGAAGGAAGAATGTAGAGCAACGCTTCACTCAGGGAAAACGCAgatcgtctctttcttttttcagcgCGTGAGCGCATATCCCGTGGTTTTCTGCAGCAGGTTCCCAAGCCGCTGTCATTGGCTCGTCTCGCCCGCGTTGCACTTCTGCAGTTCGTATCCATCAGATTGCGCGACTCGTAAAAAATGAGTGGACGCGGAAGAGGCTCTTTTGGCGGCCGTGGAGGAGGCAGGGGAGGACGGGGAGGCTTCGGCGGACGAGGTGGCGGACGCGGCGGCGGACGCGGTGGATTCTCTGGAGGAGGTAGGGAGGAAAACTGAAGACAGTtgtgacgaagaagacactgaaagaagaaaaaacgcttcggaaagaagaatgagaaaagacactgaaggaagaagggaggtgAAGACCTGGAAGGGCacgaagaaacaggcgaaagggaagagagatTGCCGGATTCGAGTCTCAGTCGTCAGATAGGTCTTTCCACGAAGAAGATCAGGAGCAGCGGTGAATAAACGGACCCAGTGCCGAGCATGCCTTCACCTGTTCTCTGTCAGAGGACTCCACGCGAACAAAGAGGTCTGTCGGGTGTTGGCaagtctttctctttccatttttgcgtcgtttcttctctcgtggGGGATTTCCGTCGAAGCGAGGAGTCCTGCCCCCCAGgagcgagaaaagggagacgctCTCGCGCCCCCTTCGACTCCTGAGTGCGTCAACGGAGAACGCGAACTTCGAACAGGAGAGAGTGCgtcgcgtctttcttcctttcaaaacgctctgcttctgtctccacagtGTGTCTGTTGCAGGGGGACCCCCTTCCTCATAAGTTCCCTGTCTCCATgctgcttttctcctctcccgtcaGGCTACAACCAAGGCCCTCCGGAGCAGATTGTCGGTGAGTGTGTTTCCGACGGCTCGAACGGGACTGGCGCGAGAGACTAGCCAAGAAGGTTTTGcggcttcctgtctctcagCTTCGAACGTCTTTCTGTCACTGTCCAGTTGGttcgttcttcgctctcgcgtctcttgcCTTTCCggtctttcgctctctttctccacacCCGGCGCTCAACGGAGGGCTGAAGTCCGCGCCGTCGCTCccggctttctctctgccttgtcTTCGCTGGTTTTCTGGACGCGGGTCTCGGTCGCgttgctttttttttcgcttcttccctcacGCGAGCTGCGTCTTTCTGGTGTGGATCTCCTCCTGCGCTTGCCTCAGAGGCTGGCGAAGTGATGCATGCGTGCGAGTCGCAACTGGTCGTCAAGGGCACTCTCTCTCAACAAGTTCCCTACTTCAACGGGCGGGTGTTTctggaaaacaaagaagaaattGGAAAGGTGGACGAAATCCTCGGCCCCATCAATGAAATGGTAGGCGACGTCTGCGACTGTGGAAAACATGTTTTGTGCCTTGCCCCCTCTTTCccctcgcgtcttctgaaACGGATCTGAGTCCTTTCTATCCGTATACGTCTCGAgacttctcctctgtcttctcccgcaACTTTCTTGTCGCACTCCTGCGTCTCAGTCTTCGCTCCGgtgactcttctctctcatgtGACTTTCTTGTCTCACTTCTGCGCGTCCTGCGTTTGAGTCTCCACTTGCggttctctgcttttcctgaCCGGTCGTCCTGCTGCAGATGGGTGCCGGTGCTACTCTCTCgcatgtgtacatacacttcAGTTGCAGCGGCTTTCCTCCGACGCTTGGCATGGTTTTATTGCCTTCTGTCTGGAATATAAGTCGCGACGCCCCCTTGGACGCAGGCGTCTTAGATGGACGCTGAGCAGCCAGTAGCCAGGCatctcgtttcttttgttCTTTCGGttcgctttttttccagcttttctctgttcgcttGAACGAAGGTGTGAAAGCCGCATCTGTCAAACCGAAAACCAAGGTGAGAGCTGTTGGAGAGGCGCGGCGCTAGAGACCAGGcaagaacggagaaacgTCCTCTCTGAGAGATGCAGCTCCAAGGGTCGTTTCAGCTGGATGGCGGGCGCGGTGTTGGCGCTCCCTTTGCTGCTAGGTTCGAGAGGTTCTCTGGCGTTCGAGAGACGACGACTCGAgcgtacatacacacaccCGACGCGCTTCAGTCCTTGTTTAGTCCGcagggagaaagacacaggagaaagagggagagagtgCCTCCTCGAAACACTGCAGGCCTCTGCTTCGGGCAGACACGAATGCGCTTGATCTCGTGAGCAGTCAAGGCGagtcttcttgtctctctccaacCGATATGGTGGACgcaaaaaacggagacaaacgCCTTCATGTGTGCCGGTGGTTGCACTTGCCTTCGCCGCTTCCAGTGctcttttttcgcgtcttctctttctctctgcagttctACATCGACTGTCAGCAGACGCTGCCTCTTAGTCGCTTTCTCCCCAAGCCTCCGGTTGCCAAGGGCCAGAAGAAAGGTAGGGTGGAAAGAGTCTGTCACTCTTTTCAGACATCCCCGCACTCAAACAAGAGTCGCGGCGGATGAGGATTCCTCGCCGGcggcctgcatgcgcccttCGGTTGAAGGCTGTTTCGCTCCGAACTCCCTCCTCACTTCGTCTTTGTGTCTGTGGCTCTTACTAGCTCTGGATGCTTTCccagtctttttctcttcagcgccGCTTCCTTTTGTTCACTTTTTGAGCAGATGGCTCCCCAACGCTTCAGCAGAGCTCTGCGCATCGTCGTTCCTGCtgccgtttcttcctctgtctgtcgagTCTTCAATAACGCCTGATCtccgtcgttttttctcgcattttTCGCTAACTTCGCACGCGTGTCTACAAAGTTGAGGATTTCCTTCCTCCGCATTGGAGgcttttgcgttttctttgAGAATTTCTCGCCTATCTTCTAAAAGCATACAagcgcgtctctgcctcaAGTTAGGACTGGAAAGAACTTTCTTGGTCCTACACATCCCCTTGAACCTCCTGTCTCCAACtgtctctgactctctccgtatgtctcctctctgcagaggcCGGTGCTGGCGGACGCGGAGGCGGTCGTGGAGGTCGAGGCGGCGGTCGTGGAGGCTTCGggcgcggcggcggcggcaggggcggcggcggcagaggcggcggcagAGGAGGTTTCGCCTCCAGAGGCTCGTTTGGGTGAGACagcaaaggaaaaacgaatcTTTGGCCTGTGCATCTcacaagagacacaaaaacagGCGAGAAGTCTTGAGAAAAGCTCTTTGCTCTCCACCAtttcacatatatatatatatatatatatatatatatatatatatatatatatgcgctatagatatgtacatacacttcCAAAGAcgtacacacaaatatatatatatatatatatatatatatatatatatgcgtatttATATGCCATAGAGATAAATAGATGGATAGATATTTTGTGTataactgcatgcacgcacgTTTATATGTccatacatatttatatatatatatatatatacatgtatatctatacatatataaatatatgctTGTTGGTATTTGGGTTTAGGCGTGAGAGGCAGATGTTCACGAGGAAAGGCGGTAGTGTACCTCGCGTTTATTATgctgtcgcctttctgtctcgtgcCGTCTAggttcttcactttctcgtttgttttctgtgcatgcagccgtggaggaggcggcggacGGGGTCGTGGAGGCTTCAGCAGAGGGTCGTGATGGCCCGCGGTGCGTTCTTGGGCGCCTTTTGGAGGCATGCAGAGGGCATGGCCAGCTCTGGAAAAGTAGTTCGGAAGATCTCCGAGAACAAGGAGGCTCGCAGTCTCGCGAAAAAGCATGCATCAGAGGCAGTGTTTTGGTCCGTTGTTTGGGGCTCTTTTGATGGTTTGCGGTGTGCTCCACTGTTGGTCCGCCATCTTTTGTCTGATCTCTCCCGTCCCTTGTGTTcagaagaagctgcgtttttctcggcAGTGGCTAGCTAGTCGCGCTCGCGCGAAGAGCCGGCGTACGTTCGACTGcgccctctctttctccagcgatcggtgtctttctctctagTTCTGGTCGCTCCTTGGTGCGAAAGTCGGGCAATCCTGTGAACCAAAACTGGAAACGAAAACTGTCAAGACCTCGCAGGTGTCTCGGTCCTGGTGTTGCGTCTGCAGGCGAGAGGCCAAAAACTGGCAAAGAATCAAAAAGCCTCAGCTAGCCAGAAGTCACACCATCCATGAAAGGAAGTAGAGAGACGCATggacgtatatatatatatatatatatatatatatggatgtgtGCAGGGGGGAATGTATCGTATCCTATGTGCAAAGCTAGTATCATGAACACAGCGATCAGAGCTTATCTCTAGAAATAGGCACAAACGCGCATCTATCTACCtatacagacatatatagatatatagatatatatatatacacgtctTTACGGAAGTATACATGagagttttcttcttgctgctttctctcctccacgtTTGTTCCTTTCGCCGATTTCAAATGAAAGGACTGCCCTTTGGAAGTTTCCTCACTACTTCTCACGCTTCTCAGAATGCCAGAGAGGCGCTGCCTGCACCAGGCCTTGTCACCCACAGCGCCTCGATGTTGGACGGTCCCCCACCAGtgcaggcgcatgcacatggaACTCCATGTGAACGTGCTAGCATATCCATCGACACCTATACACTTTCATAAATGCAGACCGACATGTAgatgcataaatatatatgtatatatatatatatataaataatatataaatgtacatatgcatacgcatatatgcatatagatacatattTTTGTGCACATCTCTGTGTATCTGTGTGAAAACGTAAAAgtgcagaaaacgcaaacgcTTGGAATGCCGATTCTCCATTTCTCGAGTGAACATTCTCGGTGGTGTGGGCGTGAGTTCTGCTTGGGAGTGATATCTGTGAAAGCCGTCGCTTTCGACATGTTAACGGAAGGAAGGTAGTGCGGATCCCAACGGGGgtcggagaaggcgacgacgaaaggctgttctgttttcttctcgatgGACGAACGCGGAAGAGTGTGGGCTGATTCGGTTTTGAGCAGTCATGGTGGAACCTGTTTGATGAGTCGTTTTTCAGGAAGCAGAGATGACAGCGCCGATGCCTGCAAGACTGGaacttctgtttcctgccagtgcatgcgctcatATCGCCTAACGGAAAACGCCGTGTGGACATCCGAGAGGACCATTTTCTGTCTTGTCAAGCTGCCTGCAGGTGTGGACACCAGGAATCTACAAAGAGGGCAAAACAGAAGAGTGGAGGGTCCCAGAGTTTTACCGTTACTAAAGACAGATAGACCTAAGCATTCCCGACAGACTAATCtcaaggaaaaaacgagcaAAGCGCGTTTGCGCTTGtccttgttttctgtctgtctgtgttgAACCTGAAAAAAGCGCCCGTGGCAAGACTCTCTGTAGGTCCTTCCGAGCGTCCGGTCAagtctctcttccacttagactgcagagaaaaccaAAAATCTGCACATCTGACTAAGTTTGCCTTTCCTGCGATGCCTCCTCTCGCGAGACGAGTCTGATGTCGCCCGTGGTGTTGCCCGAGTTTCTTCGCCGTGAATCGAAGGTAAAAAGCGCTGTTGGGGTGCAGTCTGGCAAGGATGTGCCAgtaggagaagaaagaacggaaCTGAGGATCCACAGCGAGTCGAAAAGCCAGTTTCCTCGCACAACCGAAAAGCAAAAGACCTCGTCTTGCCTTGTACATCGGCCACAGCATGCACGCGTCGCGACACAGCGCTTCAGCGTAGAACACGAGACCTTGCGTGAAAATGGAGAGGCGAATTTCTCGATTTTTCGCGAGAGTTCGAGGTCGACTCAAGTCCTCATCCTCCCGCGGCCTTTGGAAACTAACGGTTTTTTCTGCGAGTTTCCTGGAGAATTGCCTCTTTTGACTTTTGTAGGTCGCAGACCCGGCGCAGACACCGGTATAGCGCCTGCTCGACGCGCACCGTCGAGAAACCGTGGTTTTTCGTAGAAAGGACGCgtttgcctttcttcctttgctcGTCTGAACGATTCGTTAGTCTCCGAATCGGTCTGTCTCCATCGCGCCGTCTGTCGCGTGCGTTTTCCGATTTCTTTCGCCCTCAGAGGCAGCTCACCATCGAAAAGCCACGGGAGCGACGAAGCTcgcggcgcatgcgttcTCAAGTGTGTAGAGAGCTCGTGCTTCTGTTGGCAAGACCGGGAGCCTTCTTTTGCCCTGATTTTCTCACCCGAAGTTCCCTTTGCCAGTCTCTCAGAGGCGCAGGCTCGTCTAGCCAGTGACTTTTTCCCGTTCCGCGCGACTCGACCCTCTGCGCAACTCGCGAGCCGAGATCGCCCAGCTGTCCGTAC
This Toxoplasma gondii ME49 chromosome VIII, whole genome shotgun sequence DNA region includes the following protein-coding sequences:
- a CDS encoding Gar1 protein RNA binding region protein (encoded by transcript TGME49_272010), encoding MSGRGRGSFGGRGGGRGGRGGFGGRGGGRGGGRGGFSGGGYNQGPPEQIVEAGEVMHACESQLVVKGTLSQQVPYFNGRVFLENKEEIGKVDEILGPINEMLFSVRLNEGVKAASVKPKTKFYIDCQQTLPLSRFLPKPPVAKGQKKEAGAGGRGGGRGGRGGGRGGFGRGGGGRGGGGRGGGRGGFASRGSFGRGGGGGRGRGGFSRGS